The region TTGTGCTTCATCTGCCTTGTTCTGGAACATTCTTGCTTCAGCTTCTTTGATCTGCACAATGCTTTCTAAGCTGTTGAAGCCATCATTCTTTGATAACTTCCCAAactgaaactcattttcaagTTTTAGGACATCAAGGAGGGAAGCTTTGAGATCATTTCGGTGTAGATCATTTGGTAGTGAATCACGTCTTCCACTTGAAGAGCCCATGTTGTAAATGGCATATTTTGGAGTGAGAGAAGTTGCTGGCAGCATAGGTACTGCATCTTTTCTAAGGGTAGCTTCTGTTGGCATCAATTCTTTCGCAGAAACACCAGAAGCAGGAAAATCTGACATACCATCTGCATCTAAAAATCCCAAAAGAAGAAATATACGATTTGAATTTCTGAGCATAAATGACTAAAATAACCTTGAAAATTAAAGTTAGTTTGAAGTTCACAATCTAGTGATGGGCAAATGTTGATTAATGCCATAAAAGAAggattttttcccttcttttttcagtttatttctTCATTCTACCTTGTTTTTTCCGTCATAGAACAGACATGCTAAGATCCCCAGTTATATTACTGTCTAGCACTTGAAGAGCCCATGTTGTAAATGGCATAAAagaagtttgtttttattacacTTTCAGAGACTAATGGGACATGTCCCAGCTCAAGAGTGAAAGCTTGGAAGAATAACATCAAAACTCATCAGCCATGCCAAACACTCATCTTAGTTACTATAAAAGAATTGTTTAGGGTGCAGAACCCAGCCCGATTATTCACACCTCTGAACATAAAATGACCTATACAATCTTTCTTCATTTAATTAACTGGTGTGTAATAATGCACAACTTATCACATTACCTTCAATAAACTCTAAGCTCAATCTGTTGGCATTTATTCGAGCTCTGacagattaatttatttatgtaaagaAACTTATTTGGAGAAAAGGGATAGAGGTTACAGCTTAAAAGAATGACAACATCAGCGGACCAGATAAGAACAAGCTTCAATCAACAAAGCTCTGTCCATACAGAGAACAGTAACTGAGAAACCAAAACAcatcaatcttatttttttcccaattcTTTCAGACATCAAAGGTCAGCAGTGACAAAATAATTCAGATTTTTACCAACCAATCCATAAGGTGAGTTCAACCATCTACTCAATTCAAATAATGAGAAGAAATAGCACATAAATTGCATAGAAAAAGCAGGAGTTCGAAGTTTGAAGACTTACAGTTGAAGAACTGTATAATGACGTTGCAGGCTTCTCTAGAAGACATCAGTTTTCTTTCAAGCTTGGAGAGCAAGTCCTCAGCCTTAGTATGCAACTCCTTTCCTTTGAAATCCTCACTTCCCTTGAAAATCTTCCTAACACAATCAAGCTCCTTTATCAGAGTTTCTTGACCCCAATCCTTTGCACAGCACACAAACACATCCTTGACAAAGCCAAACATCTCAGAAGCATGATTGCACCCAATGCAGTGAAATTGCATCTCCCTAGTTCCTGATGGTCCCCTCAAGCTAGGACCAGGTCTAATGAGATTCTTTTGTGTGCCACAAGCAGCATGGCACCAATGGGAGCAAACATCACATCCAACCCAACTGCATGTATTGCTAGCACAATCAAAATTCATACAGACAGGACACATACACGAGCTGCAAAATCCCTTATTCCCCGAGCAAAACTTACAGTCACAGTCATCCACAGGCAATATACTCTTGCAATTCACATTCCTACACCtcatgaacaagaaaatctcCACCAACTCATTCGTAGGAACCCGAACTTTCCCAGATACAAAACTTCCATGCCCCATTTTGACCGCAACTAATATTTCTAGCTGCTCCCTCTGGCACTTTAAGAGAGACTCCTTGGTAAGATCAGACCTTTTCTGAAGCCGGTTTTGAAGGCCAACTAACTCGTCTCTCTTTTCAGTCGTAGCAATTAGATTCTTCAAGTACTCCTTCGTCAATTCCAATGTTTCTTCGGCTACCTCCTGAATTATCTGAGCCATAACAGGAATGGACTCAGAAACAATCTCACGAAGAATTCTCCCCGGTCTAGACAGCTTTTTTGCTTCACCTTCTCCATCTCCACTCTCCAAACCTCTCAAATTCTCTGAATCCCTTCTCCTAGAATCACCTGAATAAGCATCTAAGCGTGGCCTAGCCGGCAATTCAGatggaaaaaatgaaagattatCCGAACTAGTAGTTTTATAGACACTATTATTGCACGAATCCTTATTCGTTGCACGATTACCTTG is a window of Populus nigra chromosome 10, ddPopNigr1.1, whole genome shotgun sequence DNA encoding:
- the LOC133704358 gene encoding protein OBERON 3-like, translating into MYGEKDHRASNGEVESERSLNKENPVEKMIGLSRKGIDFLRESKMGFEGFGLKPQELTLSYLCENNNNNPKLGFSLKGKEVIFSELSIQDEKWVERDFLNLSETKSNSSSKRQVRHEEDEEEVEENSSRDKKQKLGSTLNLSLALPDVSLSLTASNALQNVDPLIEPNRNESLGAAAAAETQSKNNNTKTTCSNDFPAASLSYSYSHPFSHNPSCSMTLNSTENYEYSVGRDDQIWCGGEGTNGSVHSRFRPIGDGIVALNNNSHGGGGSIMQGNRATNKDSCNNSVYKTTSSDNLSFFPSELPARPRLDAYSGDSRRRDSENLRGLESGDGEGEAKKLSRPGRILREIVSESIPVMAQIIQEVAEETLELTKEYLKNLIATTEKRDELVGLQNRLQKRSDLTKESLLKCQREQLEILVAVKMGHGSFVSGKVRVPTNELVEIFLFMRCRNVNCKSILPVDDCDCKFCSGNKGFCSSCMCPVCMNFDCASNTCSWVGCDVCSHWCHAACGTQKNLIRPGPSLRGPSGTREMQFHCIGCNHASEMFGFVKDVFVCCAKDWGQETLIKELDCVRKIFKGSEDFKGKELHTKAEDLLSKLERKLMSSREACNVIIQFFNYADGMSDFPASGVSAKELMPTEATLRKDAVPMLPATSLTPKYAIYNMGSSSGRRDSLPNDLHRNDLKASLLDVLKLENEFQFGKLSKNDGFNSLESIVQIKEAEARMFQNKADEAQREAEGYRQMIRAKSDKLEEEYAEKLAKMCFQDTEETRRKKMEELKTLENTYCNYFNMKLRMQAEIAGLLERMEATKQQWV